A window of Caldicellulosiruptoraceae bacterium PP1 contains these coding sequences:
- a CDS encoding substrate-binding domain-containing protein, with translation MKISDKLYRSLFIFVIVIFLSSFLLISVYNLWNIYKANRMMGVYKKEQNIRTILILPKNESYWNTFIQQFKAVSVNRHILSDVIFYSNIQELINAISLSYYANIDAVILCNIFSNTSVDNEISNLKKKNIFVVSLLNDSLYKNEDIFIGIDYYLKGKIVGEIIYDNLKKKTSNYVNMAIVNNPFYSSIGGTLEIKGITDFLKEHKINEVYIKTFSSDYGSFSAELIAKELVSDNNSFNVIYASNEIETFTLTQTVILSNKIDRFILIGSGSDQKLLKYQKEGIITALINDKVKNISEKLIDGILSFKKYGHAASYISTDFSIIK, from the coding sequence ATGAAAATTTCTGATAAATTGTATAGAAGTTTATTTATATTTGTAATAGTAATTTTTTTATCATCTTTTTTATTGATATCTGTATATAATTTATGGAATATATATAAAGCAAATAGAATGATGGGAGTGTATAAAAAAGAACAGAACATAAGAACAATTTTGATACTACCTAAAAATGAATCATATTGGAATACCTTTATTCAACAGTTTAAAGCTGTTTCAGTTAATAGACATATTTTATCTGATGTAATCTTTTATTCTAATATTCAAGAGCTAATTAATGCAATAAGTCTTTCATATTATGCTAATATCGATGCTGTTATATTATGTAATATTTTTAGTAATACTTCAGTGGATAATGAAATTAGCAATCTTAAAAAAAAGAATATTTTTGTTGTTTCTTTATTAAATGATTCTTTATATAAAAATGAAGATATTTTTATTGGAATTGATTATTACCTGAAAGGCAAAATTGTCGGAGAAATTATTTACGATAATCTAAAAAAGAAAACCTCCAACTATGTTAATATGGCTATTGTAAATAATCCTTTTTATAGTAGCATTGGAGGCACTCTTGAAATAAAAGGTATTACTGATTTTTTAAAAGAACATAAAATAAATGAAGTTTATATAAAAACTTTTAGTTCTGATTATGGGTCATTTTCTGCAGAACTTATTGCAAAAGAGCTTGTTTCTGATAATAATAGTTTTAATGTTATTTATGCAAGTAACGAAATTGAAACATTTACTTTAACACAGACTGTTATTTTGTCAAATAAAATTGATAGATTTATTTTAATCGGTTCAGGCTCTGACCAAAAACTACTTAAATATCAAAAAGAAGGAATTATTACAGCATTGATTAATGATAAGGTAAAGAATATATCAGAAAAATTGATAGATGGAATTTTAAGTTTTAAAAAATATGGACATGCAGCATCATATATCTCAACAGATTTTAGTATTATAAAATAG
- the xylF gene encoding D-xylose ABC transporter substrate-binding protein: MSKKFKLKVLSIVVALIFAFGVLANVFAPKAQAKTIKIGFSLDTLQEERWHKDRDEFVKAAKKLGAQVLVQSANMDDAVQKSQCENLISQGVDVLVIVPHNAETLTSVIEEAHKSKIPVISYDRLIKNADVDLYISFDNVKVGELQGKYLTTKVPKGNYFVFSGSPTDNNAKLFKEGAMKYITPLVKKGAVKVLFEQSVKDWKPEEALRLAENALTANKNNVQGILAPNDGTAGGIIQALKAQGLAGKVVVTGQDADLAAIKRIVEGSQSMTVFKDVRELAKKAAEVAVKLAKGTKVSALKDVNGKVDNGKLKVPSVLLTPVAVDKSNLDKVLIKSGWFTKQQVYGK, from the coding sequence ATGAGTAAAAAGTTTAAACTAAAGGTTCTTTCTATTGTTGTTGCTTTGATTTTTGCTTTTGGTGTTTTAGCAAATGTTTTTGCTCCAAAAGCACAAGCAAAAACAATTAAGATTGGTTTTTCTCTTGATACACTACAAGAGGAAAGATGGCACAAAGATAGAGATGAATTTGTTAAAGCAGCAAAAAAATTAGGAGCACAAGTTTTAGTTCAATCAGCAAATATGGACGATGCAGTTCAAAAATCACAATGTGAAAACCTAATAAGCCAAGGTGTTGATGTTCTTGTTATTGTTCCACATAATGCTGAAACATTAACATCAGTTATCGAAGAAGCTCATAAATCAAAAATTCCTGTAATTTCATATGACAGACTTATTAAGAATGCAGATGTTGATCTTTACATCTCATTTGATAATGTTAAGGTTGGAGAATTACAAGGCAAATATTTAACAACAAAGGTTCCAAAGGGAAATTATTTTGTATTTAGTGGTTCCCCAACAGACAACAATGCTAAATTATTCAAAGAAGGTGCAATGAAATATATAACACCATTAGTAAAGAAAGGTGCTGTAAAAGTATTATTTGAACAGTCAGTTAAAGATTGGAAACCAGAAGAAGCACTAAGACTTGCAGAAAATGCACTTACTGCTAACAAGAACAATGTTCAAGGTATACTTGCACCAAACGATGGTACAGCAGGTGGAATAATACAAGCTCTCAAGGCTCAAGGACTTGCAGGTAAAGTAGTTGTTACAGGTCAAGATGCTGACTTAGCAGCTATAAAGAGAATTGTTGAAGGTAGCCAATCAATGACAGTATTCAAAGATGTAAGAGAATTAGCTAAAAAGGCAGCTGAAGTTGCTGTAAAACTTGCAAAAGGAACAAAGGTAAGTGCATTAAAAGACGTAAATGGTAAAGTAGATAATGGCAAGTTAAAGGTTCCATCAGTTTTATTAACTCCAGTTGCAGTAGATAAGTCAAACCTTGATAAAGTATTAATCAAAAGTGGTTGGTTTACAAAACAGCAGGTATATGGTAAGTAA